Proteins encoded in a region of the Vicia villosa cultivar HV-30 ecotype Madison, WI linkage group LG5, Vvil1.0, whole genome shotgun sequence genome:
- the LOC131605592 gene encoding uncharacterized protein LOC131605592 has protein sequence MEERRNNIPASIHDPSKNGGSRFLVLEGDETDLIVGDTSINGGNSKEVIAGDKAVSIINNSVGKETYREKVSMVSSSDVADMVENNGNTQKRDLINSLTNLGLNGETLGRSINDKSIANKAGKGGKKQEKSIRSKPNGLETRGKIQMKDKSGGISKSGVEDTLVSYEPGVAKVVEQYDTFNLIRREKKGEVGERKMWKVNNVDTSGSQELGKSHANELPNIEIDIPPDSNHQLQRKEAFLYGGSSGSEMVLGNELEEDDLIVEVWNCRGAANVSFYRYCKNYVDSVKPVMMVIVETRCEPGKLSSAIRRLGFDSMEIVENNDFSGGILMAWKSNLLTVQVCKKADVLIHSNIKMNNAPEWSFTAIYARPNDISKKQLWEELQKLAIDMKKAWMVAGDFNDIMSIGDKKGGAPVTINRCQKMRDRMGSCMLSNLESKGPRFMWRGPIYHGGQRIYEKLDRAIVNDDWKLQFPDSYEKVLTRVEFSDHHPIQIELHEENHQYSKKPFCFENAWLLNDSYPSMLHETWKKDHSLLSNLNNVVAGIESWKFNTFDVVRREKKVLIRRLDGVQRKLQQYDNIGGMRRLEVQLQHELSYILNQEELMWFQRSRSMWLSDGDRNTKYYHMRTIGRRKRNKIMMLKDENGATEVGFHKLEDARIRVLEKDISVEEVHKALFSMKPWKAPGPDGFSTGFYQKAWKTVGEDMVDFVKKVWSNPSMIADVNKTDVCLIPKLEQPMSVIHFRPISLCNTIYKVISKRGVCQGDPMSPYLFVLCMDKLSHLIEDAVTKKKWKAFQVGKDGVNISHLMFADDLLIFGEASEKQVSCMMEILKKFCSMSGQDISKEKSSILFSRNVARSVRSRLMSLSGLRETGGFDKYLGVPLTRKALKMTDFSYIIDQLALKLSAWKARHFSFAGRLALTKSVMEAVPVYPMMTNLLPKACINNIQKLQRNFIWGDLDSKRKYHAVGWDKLTTAKCEGGLGLRDLNLMNQVCMMKLGSKILNGFFFFSKQDNINRRTKGSPTCLQKGGTSQKRKKIQTN, from the exons ATGGAGGAGAGAAGGAACAATATTCCGGCGAGCATTCATGATCCTTCCAAAAATGGTGGATCACGTTTTCTTGTTTTGGAAGGTGATGAAACAGATTTAATTGTCGGAGATACCAGTATTAATGGGGGAAATTCTAAGGAAGTAATAGCTGGAGACAAAGCTGTTAGTATTATTAATAATAGTGTTGGCAAGGAGACATATAGAGAGAAGGTTAGTATGGTTAGTAGTAGTGACGTGGCGGATATGGTAGAGAACAATGGGAATACTCAAAAGCGTGATTTGATTAATTCCTTGACAAATTTGGGATTAAATGGGGAAACTTTGGGTAGGAGCATTAATGACAAAAGCATAGCCAACAAAGCTGGAAAAGGTGGAAAGAAACAGGAGAAGAGTATTAGGAGTAAACCGAATGGGTTGGAGACACGTGGCAAAATACAAATGAAGGACAAATCAGGGGGCATTAGTAAGTCTGGAGTGGAAGACACGTTGGTAAGTTATGAACCAGGAGTTGCAAAAGTGGTTGAACAATATGACACCTTTAATTTGATTCGGAGAGAGAAAAAAGGGGAAGTGGGAGAGAGAAAAATGTGGAAGGTAAATAATGTTGATACAAGTGGCAGCCAGGAATTGGGCAAAAGCCATGCAAATGAACTACCCAATATTGAAATAGATATACCACCAGATAGTAACCATCAGCTCCAAAGAAAAGAAGCTTTTCTCTATGGAGGTTCTTCTGGTAGCGAAATGGTGTTAGGAAATGAATTGGAGGAGGATGACTTGATAGTAGAAG TGTGGAATTGTAGAGGAGCTGCGAATGTATCTTTTTATCGGTACTGCAAGAATTATGTTGATAGTGTTAAGCCAGTTATGATGGTTATTGTCGAGACTAGATGTGAACCAGGGAAGTTAAGCAGTGCTATTAGGAGGCTTGGATTTGACTCTATGGAGATTGTGGAGAATAATGATTTTTCTGGTGGAATTCTTATGGCTTGGAAATCAAACTTATTAACAGTACAAGTTTGTAAGAAAGCTGACGTTTTGATTCATTCTAATATTAAAATGAATAATGCCCCTGAGTGGTCCTTCACAGCTATATATGCAAGACCAAATGATATCAGTAAAAAGCAGCTTTGGGAAGAATTACAGAAGTTGGCAATTGATATGAAGAAGGCTTGGATGGTTGCTGGAGACTTCAATGATATTATGTCCATTGGAGATAAGAAGGGTGGTGCTCCGGTGACAATTAATAGATGCCAAAAGATGCGGGATAGGATGGGTAGTTGTATGCTGAGTAATTTGGAGAGTAAAGGACCAAGGTTTATGTGGAGAGGTCCTATCTATCATGGAGGTCAACGAATTTATGAGAAGTTAGATAGAGCCATTGTTAATGATGACTGGAAATTGCAGTTTCCGGATTCTTATGAGAAGGTGTTGACTAGGGTGGAATTTTCGGACCATCATCCTATCCAGATTGAGCTTCACGAGGAGAATCATCAGTATTCAAAGAAGccgttttgttttgaaaatgccTGGTTGTTAAATGATTCCTACCCAAGTATGCTGCATGAGACTTGGAAAAAGGATCATTCTTTGTTAAGCAATCTTAATAATGTTGTAGCGGGTATCGAGAGTTGGAAGTTTAATACATTTGATGTGGTTAGAAGAGAGAAAAAGGTCCTTATCAGGAGACTAGACGGTGTGCAGAGGAAGCTGCAACAATATGATAATATAGGAGGCATGAGGAGGTTAGAAGTTCAACTGCAACATGAGTTAAGTTACATTCTGAACCAGGAGGAGTTGATGTGGTTCCAGAGATCTAGATCCATGTGGTTGTCCGACGGTGATAGGAACACGAAATATTATCACATGAGAACTATTGGCAGGCGAAAGAGGAACAAGATTATGATGTTGAAAGATGAGAATGGC GCTACGGAGGTAGGATTTCATAAACTGGAGGATGCTAGAATTAGAGTCTTGGAAAAAGATATTAGTGTGGAAGAGGTTCACAAGGCTCTTTTCTCTATGAAACCCTGGAAAGCCCCTGGGCCGGATGGGTTTTCTACAGGGTTCTATCAAAAAGCATGGAAAACTGTTGGAGAGGATATGGTTGATTTTGTGAAGAAAGTTTGGAGTAATCCAAGTATGATAGCGGATGTTAACAAGACTGATGTTTGTTTAATTCCGAAATTGGAGCAACCCATGAGTGTTATTCACTTCAGGCCTATTTCGTTGTGCAACACGATCTATAAAGTTATAAGCAAG CGAGGAGTGTGTCAAGGGGATCCTATGTCGCCTTATCTTTTTGTGTTGTGTATGGATAAATTGTCACACCTTATAGAAGATGCTGTAACAAAGAAGAAGTGGAAAGCTTTCCAAGTTGGCAAGGATGGAGTTAATATCTCGCACCTAATGTTTGCGGACGATTTACTCATTTTTGGCGAAGCTTCGGAGAAGCAAGTGAGCTGTATGATGGAAATTCTAAAGAAATTTTGTAGTATGTCAGGGCAAGACATCAGTAAAGAGAAATCTAGCATTCTCTTTTCCAGGAATGTGGCAAGGTCCGTTAGAAGTAGATTGATGAGCCTATCGGGTCTTCGAGAAACAGGAGGCTTTGATAAATATTTGGGGGTCCCGCTTACTAGGAAGGCTTTAAAGATGACCGATTTTTCTTATATCATTGATCAATTAGCTTTGAAGCTTTCTGCTTGGAAGGCAAGGCATTTTTCCTTTGCGGGGAGGCTTGCGCTTACGAAGAGTGTAATGGAAGCTGTTCCAGTATACCCTATGATgactaatcttcttccaaaagcCTGTATTAATAACATTCAGAAACTTCAAAGGAATTTCATTTGGGGAGATTTGGATAGCAAGAGGAAGTACCATGCAGTGGGATGGGATAAATTGACCACGGCTAAGTGTGAGGGGGGGCTAGGGTTACGTGACCTTAATCTCATGAATCAGGTTTGTATGATGAAGTTGGGGAGTAAAATTctcaatggtttttttttttttagtaaacaagATAATATAAACCGGCGAACTAAGGGTTCACCAACCTGTTTACAAAAGGGGGGCACAAGccagaaaaggaaaaaaatacaaaccaattga
- the LOC131605593 gene encoding uncharacterized protein LOC131605593 encodes MGRRVDDVEEDRGGSDEEVEVLETVYGEITVEEEMIRGYELAFSHEDDKKNALSNGPWFIYDHYLTVKDWRPNFKSESDTIDEVAVWVRISGLPIEYYDPRALTEFGNRIGRTIKVDKTTIKQERGKYARVCVAVNLTKPLLAMFKIKGSSYKVEYEGLHMLCLVCGRYGHYKEGCLEKEKGKKKVTEEGGIHGDNNMVGVSVSGGGEKLG; translated from the exons ATGGGAAGAAGGGTGGACGATGTGGAGGAGGACCGTGGAGGAAGTGATGAAGAAGTTGAAGTGCTGGAGACTGTTTATGGAGAGATCACAGTGGAAGAAGAAATGATAAGAGGATATGAAT TGGCTTTTTCTCATGAGGATGATAAGAAGAATGCTTTATCCAATGGTCCGTGGTTTATCTATGATCATTATTTGACGGTCAAGGATTGGCGTCCAAACTTTAAATCGGAGAGTGATACGATTGACGAAGTTGCAGTGTGGGTGCGTATCTCAGGACTTCCCATTGAGTATTATGATCCCAGGGCCCTCACTGAGTTTGGCAATCGGATTGGAAGAACAATAAAAGTGGATAAAACTACCATAAAACAGGAACGTGGAAAGTATGCTAGAGTTTGTGTGGCTGTGAATTTGACTAAGCCTCTTTTAGCCATGTTCAAAATCAAAGGAAGTAGTTATAAAGTGGAATATGAAGGGCTCCATATGTTGTGCCTAGTTTGTGGGAGATACGGGCATTATAAGGAAGGGTGCTTGGAGAAAGAGAAGGGGAAGAAAAAAGTGACAGAAGAGGGCGGCATACATGGTGATAACAATATGGTGGGGGTGAGTGTTAGTGGAGGGGGAGAGAAGCTTGGCTAA